A region of Liolophura sinensis isolate JHLJ2023 chromosome 8, CUHK_Ljap_v2, whole genome shotgun sequence DNA encodes the following proteins:
- the LOC135473626 gene encoding galactoside alpha-(1,2)-fucosyltransferase 2-like has translation MVPNTEKTKFPTTQGGFLKAMSTVLVTVLAEQTKDHPNNPISNESNTDLAHTNQSSVHKSVYLCVDLNGRLGNQMFEFASLLGIARHHSMTPAIPKDSQLRNIFNVNVTDIDKEISSGFTHIGQMRDCDFDPISADFGSNLTMSGYFQSWRYFSNVFPELRKQFTFKDDIVKRARLALETSIQSQHPHFSLENATLVGVHVRRGDMVQPEMIQFGYAVGSKGYLFRAVDNFRSKYRSVMFIVCSNDMGWTKEKLPHQVSTFITGQEAEVDMAILSLCNHTVMTVGSYGWWSAFLTGGTTTYQIQQTIPGTELDKRFNLTDYMLPDWIGMYQNSAAGVH, from the coding sequence ATGGTACCTAATACGGAAAAGACCAAATTCCCAACAACGCAAGGCGGGTTTTTGAAAGCCATGTCAACCGTACTTGTGACTGTGTTAGCAGAGCAAACTAAGGATCATCCAAACAACCCCATTAGCAATGAGTCTAATACGGATTTAGCCCATACGAACCAATCGTCTGTGCACAAGTCAGTTTATTTATGTGTGGATTTAAATGGACGTTTAGGTAACCAGATGTTTGAATTCGCCTCACTTTTGGGAATAGCTCGTCATCATAGCATGACGCCGGCAATCCCCAAAGACAGTCAactgagaaatatttttaatgtaaatgtcaCCGATATAGACAAGGAGATCTCCTCTGGATTTACTCATATTGGTCAAATGCGTGATTGCGATTTTGATCCCATAAGTGCTGATTTTGGATCAAACTTGACAATGTCCGGTTATTTCCAGTCATGGCGATATTTCTCTAACGTTTTTCCAGAACTTCGGAAACAGTTTACATTCAAAGATGATATTGTCAAACGTGCTCGATTAGCACTTGAAACCTCTATACAGTCACAGCATCCTCATTTTTCTCTGGAGAATGCAACACTTGTAGGTGTTCACGTCAGACGTGGGGATATGGTACAGCCTGAGATGATTCAATTTGGCTATGCTGTTGGAAGTAAAGGCTATCTTTTCCGGGCCGTGGACAACTTTAGGAGCAAATACAGGTCTGTGATGTTTATTGTGTGCTCTAACGACATGGGATGGACAAAGGAGAAATTACCTCATCAGGTCTCCACGTTTATCACCGGCCAGGAGGCTGAAGTGGATATGGCGATACTGTCGTTGTGTAACCACACCGTTATGACCGTAGGTTCTTACGGCTGGTGGTCCGCCTTTCTGACCGGAGGGACAACTACCTATCAGATACAACAGACGATTCCGGGTACAGAGCTGGACAAGAGGTTTAACCTGACCGATTATATGCTACCGGACTGGATCGGCATGTATCAGAACAGTGCCGCTGGCGTGCACTAG